From Leptotrichia hongkongensis, one genomic window encodes:
- a CDS encoding cation-translocating P-type ATPase, whose product MWFTKSQNEVLKELNVNPKVGLTKDEVNARLEKYGQNKLKGKAKKTLMQLFIAQLQDMLIYVLIAAAVINLIVDIKHGWTDALIIMAVVLINAIVGVVQESKAEKALEALQQMTTPKSLVRRNGEVIEVNSEDLVPGDILIIDAGRFIPADVRLIESANLQIEESALTGESVPSEKNADFITKDEKIPVGDKENMAFMSTMATYGRGEGVVVATGMETEIGKIAKILDEDENTLTPLQIKLDELGKTLGYIAMGICAVIFIVGIIQKRPILEMFMTSISLAVAAIPEGLVAIVAIVLAMGVNKMSKKNAIVRKLPAVETLGAVNIICSDKTGTLTQNKMTVVKTYTFDNLRDIPSEGRDFVANKDETELIRSFVLCSDASIDSGQDIGDPTEVALVVLGDRFNLEKNTLNAEYKRVSENPFDSDRKLMSTLNEEGDGKYRVHTKGAIDNILVRADKILVDGKIVALTEEMKEKILKVATEMSDDALRVLGVAFKDVDTVIAPEEMEKELVVVGIVGMIDPPRTEVKDSITEAKNAGITPIMITGDHKNTAVAIAKELGIATDISQSLTGAEIDELSDKEFSENISKYRVFARVSPEHKVKIVRAFKEKGNIVSMTGDGVNDAPSLKFADIGVAMGITGTDVSKGASDMILTDDNFTTIVHAIEEGRNIYNNIKKTIIFLLSCNLGEIICIFLSTLLNWDLPLVATQLLWVNLVTDTLPALALGIDPGDKDVMKRSPRNPKESFFSEGAGMRAVIGGTLIGFLTLAAFYIGINETGMIGNLGQLETMAKAGNEAAKHALTQGRTMAFIVLTVSQLFYSLTMRNSQKTIFEIGIFKNKYLIYSIIIGIALQIGLTSFAPIAQVFKVTKISFENWDIVLLFALIPFAVNEVIKLISRKKSK is encoded by the coding sequence ATGTGGTTTACAAAATCACAAAATGAAGTTTTAAAGGAATTAAATGTAAATCCTAAGGTTGGGTTGACAAAAGATGAAGTAAATGCAAGGCTTGAAAAATATGGACAGAATAAATTAAAAGGAAAGGCCAAAAAGACATTGATGCAATTATTTATTGCACAGCTTCAGGATATGCTGATTTATGTATTAATTGCAGCGGCTGTGATAAATCTGATAGTGGATATTAAACACGGCTGGACAGATGCTTTGATTATAATGGCAGTGGTACTTATAAATGCAATAGTTGGAGTGGTACAGGAATCTAAGGCTGAAAAGGCGCTTGAAGCACTTCAGCAAATGACAACTCCTAAGAGCTTGGTTCGAAGAAATGGAGAAGTTATAGAGGTTAACTCAGAAGATTTAGTTCCAGGAGATATTTTGATAATAGATGCTGGTAGATTTATTCCAGCAGATGTAAGGCTTATAGAGAGTGCCAATTTACAAATTGAAGAGTCGGCACTTACGGGAGAATCAGTACCAAGTGAAAAAAATGCTGATTTTATTACCAAAGATGAAAAAATTCCTGTTGGAGATAAGGAAAATATGGCATTTATGTCAACTATGGCTACTTATGGACGTGGAGAAGGTGTAGTAGTTGCAACAGGAATGGAAACAGAAATTGGTAAAATTGCAAAAATACTTGATGAAGATGAAAATACATTAACTCCTCTTCAGATAAAGCTAGATGAACTTGGTAAAACTCTTGGTTATATTGCAATGGGAATTTGTGCTGTAATATTTATTGTTGGAATTATTCAAAAACGTCCTATCCTAGAAATGTTTATGACGTCAATAAGTTTGGCAGTTGCGGCTATCCCTGAAGGGCTTGTTGCAATTGTTGCAATCGTGCTTGCGATGGGTGTAAATAAAATGTCAAAGAAAAATGCGATTGTAAGAAAATTGCCTGCAGTGGAAACATTGGGAGCAGTAAATATAATTTGTTCAGATAAAACGGGAACATTGACTCAAAATAAAATGACAGTTGTAAAAACTTACACATTTGATAATTTGAGGGATATACCTTCAGAAGGTAGAGATTTTGTGGCAAATAAGGATGAAACTGAATTAATTCGTTCGTTTGTCCTTTGTTCAGATGCTTCTATTGACAGTGGACAGGATATTGGAGATCCAACAGAAGTGGCACTGGTTGTACTGGGAGATAGATTTAATCTTGAGAAAAATACTTTAAATGCAGAGTACAAAAGAGTAAGTGAAAATCCATTTGATTCAGATAGAAAATTAATGTCAACATTAAACGAAGAAGGAGATGGCAAGTATAGAGTTCATACAAAAGGTGCTATTGACAATATTCTAGTAAGAGCAGATAAAATTCTAGTGGATGGAAAAATTGTTGCATTGACTGAGGAAATGAAAGAAAAAATATTAAAAGTTGCAACAGAAATGTCGGATGATGCACTTCGTGTGCTGGGAGTAGCTTTTAAAGATGTGGATACTGTAATTGCTCCAGAAGAAATGGAAAAAGAGCTGGTTGTAGTTGGAATTGTTGGAATGATTGATCCGCCAAGAACGGAAGTTAAAGATTCGATAACAGAAGCAAAAAATGCTGGAATTACTCCGATTATGATTACAGGAGATCATAAAAATACTGCGGTTGCCATTGCAAAAGAATTAGGAATTGCTACAGATATAAGTCAAAGTTTGACTGGTGCTGAAATTGATGAGCTTTCAGATAAGGAATTTTCTGAAAATATTAGCAAATATAGAGTTTTTGCAAGAGTATCGCCTGAACATAAGGTAAAAATCGTAAGAGCGTTTAAGGAAAAAGGTAATATTGTTTCAATGACAGGAGATGGAGTAAATGATGCTCCGTCACTTAAATTTGCTGATATTGGTGTCGCTATGGGAATTACAGGAACTGATGTTTCAAAAGGCGCAAGTGATATGATTTTGACTGATGACAACTTTACTACGATTGTTCATGCGATTGAAGAAGGAAGAAACATTTATAATAATATCAAAAAAACTATCATATTCTTGCTTTCATGTAATTTGGGAGAAATAATTTGTATTTTCTTATCAACATTGTTGAATTGGGACTTGCCATTAGTTGCAACACAGTTATTATGGGTAAATCTAGTTACTGATACATTACCTGCATTAGCACTTGGAATTGATCCAGGGGATAAAGATGTAATGAAACGTTCTCCAAGAAATCCTAAGGAAAGTTTCTTTTCGGAAGGTGCAGGAATGCGTGCAGTAATTGGTGGAACATTAATCGGATTTTTAACATTGGCAGCATTTTATATTGGAATTAATGAAACTGGAATGATTGGAAATCTTGGACAGTTGGAAACAATGGCAAAAGCTGGAAATGAAGCTGCAAAACACGCATTGACACAAGGTAGAACAATGGCATTTATCGTGCTTACAGTATCACAGCTATTTTATTCATTAACAATGAGAAATAGCCAAAAAACAATATTTGAAATTGGAATTTTCAAGAATAAATATTTAATTTATTCAATTATAATTGGAATTGCATTACAAATAGGATTGACTTCATTTGCACCAATTGCACAAGTATTTAAAGTAACAAAAATTTCATTTGAAAATTGGGATATTGTCTTGCTGTTTGCACTAATACCATTCGCAGTTAACGAAGTAATAAAGCTAATTTCAAGAAAGAAAAGTAAGTAA